The following proteins are co-located in the Rippkaea orientalis PCC 8801 genome:
- a CDS encoding type II toxin-antitoxin system VapC family toxin, with translation MRTKVFVDTWFLVALINKRDQYHTVALQLAQQFDNYPLITTDAILLEFGNALSNNYKKEAVKLIETFLNSDDVELIRLTPDLFNQALSLYKNHQDKSWGLVDCFSFVVMKQNQVTQALTFDKHFTQAGFQALMR, from the coding sequence GTGAGGACTAAAGTTTTTGTTGATACTTGGTTTCTTGTTGCTTTGATTAATAAACGAGATCAATATCATACCGTAGCTTTACAATTGGCTCAACAATTTGACAATTATCCTTTAATTACAACTGATGCAATTCTTTTAGAGTTTGGTAATGCTTTATCAAACAATTATAAAAAAGAAGCAGTGAAATTAATAGAAACTTTCTTAAATTCTGATGATGTAGAACTTATCCGTTTAACTCCTGATTTATTTAATCAGGCTTTAAGCTTATATAAAAACCATCAGGATAAATCTTGGGGGTTAGTTGACTGTTTTTCTTTTGTTGTTATGAAACAAAATCAAGTAACTCAAGCATTAACTTTTGATAAACATTTTACACAAGCAGGTTTTCAAGCATTGATGAGATAG
- a CDS encoding DUF6887 family protein codes for MLMTKPDFKTTNLKELRQYILSHREDNDAFYTFVDRVDAEKNG; via the coding sequence ATGCTGATGACTAAACCTGATTTTAAGACAACGAATCTTAAAGAGTTGAGACAATATATCTTATCTCATCGAGAAGATAATGATGCTTTTTATACTTTTGTTGATAGAGTTGATGCAGAAAAAAATGGATAA
- a CDS encoding type II toxin-antitoxin system PemK/MazF family toxin: MIPKINEIWLVCFPFSDLTANKLRPALVIAIHREEAIILGIFSKIPDKNLRETWVLISDKDPEFNQTGLKKSSLIRTDKIATVNPTVFQKKLGILSLNSIKQVRIALKKSLNLLE, from the coding sequence ATGATCCCTAAAATTAATGAGATTTGGTTAGTTTGTTTCCCATTTAGTGATTTAACTGCTAATAAACTTAGACCAGCTTTAGTTATTGCAATTCATCGAGAAGAAGCGATTATCTTAGGAATTTTCTCAAAAATACCTGATAAAAATCTACGAGAAACTTGGGTTTTAATTTCTGATAAAGATCCTGAATTTAATCAAACTGGACTTAAGAAAAGTTCCCTAATTAGAACAGATAAAATAGCAACTGTTAATCCAACCGTTTTTCAAAAAAAATTAGGAATTTTATCATTGAACTCTATCAAACAAGTAAGAATTGCTCTTAAAAAGTCTCTTAACTTATTAGAGTGA
- a CDS encoding DUF3825 domain-containing protein codes for MRPLFDFAYFPNWPQTLDELDDLAQEETWEYKHTPTRKPKPILASYFNYTFKRLLEENKVVEQEDKACFNTGLVTDNQEDIFAFFEQNRNNPSQWKFKQFLKESDYLLRSFNPLPDRASYFDDPTNLIYDIRLGHPRIDYDHIKNRTENRNRFPQKYQSMNDHELQVLLEGAVKLAIKRVMRNYKAAVPQFFWDRNAKVGELQLLLPLCLSSPLKADVALVINRTEYVYSGETILTLDMAYNNARLLAKPDTEWLQP; via the coding sequence ATGCGTCCTTTATTTGATTTTGCTTACTTTCCTAACTGGCCACAAACTTTAGATGAATTAGATGACTTAGCTCAAGAGGAAACTTGGGAATATAAGCATACACCAACACGAAAACCAAAACCGATCTTAGCAAGTTATTTCAATTATACATTTAAAAGATTATTGGAAGAAAATAAAGTTGTTGAGCAAGAAGATAAAGCTTGTTTTAATACTGGATTAGTGACTGATAATCAAGAGGACATTTTTGCCTTTTTTGAGCAAAATAGGAATAATCCTAGTCAGTGGAAATTTAAGCAATTTTTAAAAGAAAGTGATTATTTATTAAGAAGCTTTAATCCCTTACCCGATAGAGCTAGTTATTTTGATGATCCTACCAATCTTATCTATGATATTCGTTTGGGTCATCCTCGGATAGATTATGATCATATTAAAAATAGAACAGAAAATAGAAATAGGTTTCCTCAAAAATATCAATCAATGAATGATCATGAATTGCAGGTACTATTAGAAGGTGCTGTTAAATTAGCAATTAAGCGAGTAATGAGAAATTATAAAGCAGCAGTACCCCAGTTTTTCTGGGATAGAAATGCTAAGGTAGGAGAATTACAATTGCTTTTACCACTCTGTCTCAGTTCACCATTAAAAGCTGATGTTGCATTAGTTATTAATAGAACAGAGTATGTGTATTCAGGGGAAACAATTTTAACTTTAGATATGGCATATAATAATGCTAGGCTTTTAGCAAAACCTGATACAGAATGGTTACAACCATAA
- the acnB gene encoding bifunctional aconitate hydratase 2/2-methylisocitrate dehydratase, which yields MLENYHKHAAERAKLGIPPLPLSAEQTSQLCELLKKPPEDQKEELLMLLRDRVPPGVDEAAYVKAGFLTGIAKGEITCPLISRQDAIDLLGTMMGGYNVQSLVDLLKSSDSTLAATAATALSKTLLVFDVFNEVLELSETNPHAKQVIDAWSDASWFISKPKVPERIIVTVFKVPGETNTDDLSPAPHATTRPDIPLHALVMLESKMPEGIATIARLKEKGYPVAYVGDVVGTGSSRKSAINSVLWHIGDDIPFVPNKRAGGYILGGKIAPIFFNTAEDSGAFPIECDVSEMETGDVIIIYPYKGEITNEAGELIATFTAKPDTILDEVRAGGRIPLLIGRGLTDKTRHALGLEPSTVFVRPSIPEDTGKGFTLGQKMVGKACGLPGVRPGTSCEPIMTTVGSQDTTGPMTRDELKELACLGFNADFTLQSFCHTAAYPKPVDIKTHHELPDFFSTRGGVALRPGDGIIHSWLNRMLLPDTVGTGGDSHTRFPLGISFPAGSGLVAFAAALGVMPLDMPESVLVKFSGELQPGVTLRDIVNAIPWVAMQQGKLTVAKENKINVFNGRIMEMEGLPDLKVEQAFELTDATAERSCAGSTIKLGTETIAEYLRSNIALIKNMVARGYKDSRTLMRRAAKMEQWLQNPVLMEADKDAEYADIIEVNLSEIKEPIVAAPNDPDNVKLMSECAGDKVDEVFIGSCMTNIGHYRAAAKILEGAGRIKSVLWICPPTRMDEKQLREEGVYGIFAAAGARTEMPGCSLCMGNQARVEDNATVFSTSTRNFNNRMGKGARVYLGSAELAAVCALLGKIPTVEEYMAIVTEKIDPFAGELYRYLNFNEIEGFEEEGRVIPLEEMPKIEDILGIPAGVLS from the coding sequence ATGTTAGAAAACTATCATAAACACGCAGCAGAAAGAGCAAAACTTGGCATCCCTCCCTTACCCTTAAGCGCAGAACAAACCTCCCAACTCTGTGAACTGTTAAAAAAACCCCCAGAAGACCAAAAAGAAGAACTTTTGATGTTATTACGCGATAGAGTTCCCCCTGGTGTAGATGAAGCAGCTTATGTTAAAGCAGGGTTTTTAACGGGTATTGCCAAGGGTGAGATAACCTGTCCCCTTATTTCCCGTCAAGACGCGATAGACTTATTAGGGACGATGATGGGCGGTTATAATGTACAATCGTTGGTAGATCTCCTCAAATCTTCCGATAGCACCCTCGCAGCAACCGCAGCAACCGCATTAAGCAAAACTCTGTTAGTCTTTGATGTCTTCAATGAGGTTTTAGAACTCTCCGAAACCAACCCCCACGCAAAACAAGTCATTGACGCATGGTCTGACGCTTCTTGGTTCATTAGTAAACCCAAAGTACCCGAACGCATCATCGTCACCGTCTTTAAAGTCCCTGGAGAAACTAATACAGACGACCTATCTCCTGCTCCCCATGCAACCACTAGACCCGATATTCCCCTCCATGCGTTGGTGATGTTAGAGTCAAAAATGCCAGAAGGCATCGCAACCATTGCCAGACTCAAAGAAAAGGGCTATCCTGTAGCCTACGTTGGGGATGTAGTGGGGACAGGTTCCTCCCGTAAATCAGCGATTAACTCAGTTTTATGGCACATTGGCGATGATATTCCCTTTGTTCCCAATAAACGCGCAGGAGGTTACATTTTAGGCGGAAAAATTGCCCCTATTTTCTTTAATACAGCAGAGGACTCTGGTGCATTCCCTATCGAATGCGATGTCAGTGAGATGGAAACGGGAGACGTTATCATCATCTATCCCTACAAAGGAGAGATAACCAACGAAGCAGGAGAATTAATCGCTACTTTCACCGCAAAACCTGACACTATTCTAGACGAAGTTCGCGCAGGGGGACGCATTCCCCTACTCATTGGACGCGGGTTAACCGATAAAACCCGTCATGCGTTAGGACTCGAACCTAGCACTGTTTTTGTTCGTCCTAGTATTCCTGAAGATACGGGTAAAGGCTTTACTTTAGGGCAAAAAATGGTCGGAAAAGCTTGTGGTTTACCTGGGGTCAGACCTGGAACCTCTTGCGAACCCATCATGACTACTGTTGGTTCCCAAGATACCACCGGACCGATGACCCGTGATGAATTAAAAGAACTCGCTTGTTTAGGGTTTAATGCAGACTTCACCCTCCAAAGTTTCTGTCATACTGCTGCGTATCCCAAACCCGTAGACATCAAAACCCATCACGAGTTACCGGACTTCTTTTCGACTCGTGGGGGGGTTGCCTTGCGTCCTGGGGATGGTATCATTCACTCCTGGTTAAACCGGATGTTATTACCCGATACGGTAGGGACAGGGGGTGACTCCCATACTCGTTTCCCCTTGGGGATATCTTTCCCCGCAGGTTCCGGTTTAGTCGCATTTGCCGCAGCATTAGGGGTGATGCCCTTAGATATGCCAGAATCAGTGTTAGTTAAGTTTAGTGGGGAATTGCAACCTGGAGTAACCTTACGCGATATTGTTAATGCTATTCCTTGGGTAGCTATGCAGCAAGGTAAATTAACTGTTGCTAAAGAGAACAAAATTAATGTTTTTAATGGCCGTATTATGGAGATGGAAGGTTTACCAGATTTAAAAGTTGAACAGGCTTTTGAATTAACGGATGCAACGGCAGAACGGTCCTGTGCAGGGTCAACTATTAAGTTAGGAACAGAGACTATTGCTGAATATTTGCGGTCAAATATTGCCCTCATTAAAAATATGGTAGCGCGGGGATATAAAGATTCTCGAACCTTGATGCGTCGTGCGGCTAAAATGGAACAATGGTTACAAAATCCTGTGTTGATGGAAGCGGATAAAGATGCAGAATATGCTGATATTATTGAAGTCAATTTAAGCGAGATCAAAGAACCGATTGTGGCTGCACCCAATGACCCTGATAATGTTAAATTAATGTCCGAATGTGCAGGGGACAAAGTAGATGAAGTGTTCATCGGTTCTTGTATGACCAATATTGGTCATTACCGCGCGGCTGCTAAAATTTTAGAGGGTGCAGGCCGTATTAAATCTGTTTTGTGGATATGTCCCCCTACCCGAATGGATGAAAAACAGCTACGGGAAGAGGGGGTTTATGGCATTTTTGCGGCTGCGGGTGCCAGAACAGAAATGCCTGGATGTTCCCTATGTATGGGCAACCAAGCAAGGGTAGAAGACAATGCAACGGTCTTTTCTACCTCTACCCGTAACTTTAACAATCGTATGGGTAAAGGTGCAAGGGTTTACCTCGGTTCTGCTGAATTAGCTGCGGTGTGTGCCTTATTAGGAAAAATCCCCACTGTTGAGGAATATATGGCTATTGTTACCGAAAAAATTGATCCTTTTGCAGGTGAATTGTACCGTTATTTGAACTTCAATGAAATTGAAGGATTTGAAGAGGAAGGACGGGTTATTCCCTTAGAAGAAATGCCCAAGATTGAGGATATTTTAGGCATTCCTGCGGGGGTTTTAAGTTAA
- a CDS encoding type II toxin-antitoxin system RelE family toxin encodes MKYQVKFKPKAIKELEKLSSHDKSQIIAKIDMMADNLQGDVKKLTNFFPQY; translated from the coding sequence GTGAAGTATCAAGTTAAATTTAAACCTAAAGCTATTAAAGAGTTAGAAAAATTGTCATCTCACGATAAAAGTCAAATCATTGCTAAAATTGACATGATGGCAGATAATTTACAAGGGGATGTCAAAAAGCTAACCAACTTTTTCCCACAATATTGA
- a CDS encoding type II toxin-antitoxin system Phd/YefM family antitoxin, with product MIELHPEFLTKNGKKEFVVLSYEEFLKIQELLEDLEDLEDLRKAKEEEKNSPSYSLDEVKELLNIRELPEKKDKI from the coding sequence ATGATTGAATTACATCCTGAATTTTTAACTAAGAATGGTAAAAAAGAATTTGTTGTTTTATCTTACGAAGAATTTCTTAAAATTCAAGAGTTATTAGAAGATTTAGAAGATTTGGAAGATTTAAGAAAAGCAAAAGAGGAGGAAAAAAATAGTCCTTCCTATTCATTAGATGAGGTCAAAGAACTATTGAACATCAGAGAGTTACCAGAAAAAAAGGATAAAATATGA
- a CDS encoding XisI protein gives MYKIIKYRELIKNILTEYDQLVHKSPDYNTETCLVFDETHDHYLWLTVDWKEDKRLKSTHVHIRIKNEKIYIEEDWTEEGIANELLREGVPKSDIVLAFHDPETRKLTEFATS, from the coding sequence ATGTATAAAATCATAAAATATAGAGAATTAATTAAAAATATTTTAACAGAATATGATCAGTTAGTTCATAAATCTCCTGATTATAATACTGAAACTTGTTTAGTATTTGATGAAACTCATGATCATTATCTGTGGTTAACAGTTGATTGGAAAGAGGATAAACGACTAAAATCAACTCATGTTCATATTCGCATTAAAAATGAGAAAATTTATATTGAGGAAGATTGGACTGAAGAAGGTATTGCTAATGAATTATTAAGGGAAGGTGTGCCAAAATCTGATATTGTGTTAGCTTTTCATGATCCCGAAACTCGTAAATTAACTGAGTTTGCAACTTCTTAA